In the Wyeomyia smithii strain HCP4-BCI-WySm-NY-G18 chromosome 2, ASM2978416v1, whole genome shotgun sequence genome, one interval contains:
- the LOC129719476 gene encoding uncharacterized protein LOC129719476 isoform X1, translated as MDYALGCLEERWGEVEHHTKIDQESFVEAVKIVLESTFFVYQGTMYGQTFGIPMGSPLSPVIANVVMEKLEQECIRKLEANQIQMKVYKRYVDDCMCVAGVEHFQMIVDTFNSFHDRLQFTVEMEVEGKIKFLDMTLERENDRIMTAWLPKQQIGRYLDYTSKSPFQHKHNTAIALFNRAIKLSCGGKRREALNHASEILRKNNYPSWFTDRVKKDRIHKHYNTLETQNRTTQPPKYISAPYIPCLSEKIRKILRRHDMTLASRPQNKIKHEIFSKMKDRIPPGKQKNVVYSVPCGTNDGKTYIGQTKRMLEVRIAEHKNDCRNKNPKSGLATHTIEVAHVFDFDNTAILERIDDPATRMIAEVFHIKKEGEMRTVNLQRECGNFNTTYNGLLARLRREPKTRTRTNATDDEMGNIGS; from the exons A TGGACTACGCATTGGGATGCTTGGAGGAAAGATGGGGAGAAGTGGAACACCATACGAAGATCGACCAGGAGAGCTTCGTCGAAGCAGTGAAAATAGTGCTTGAGTCAACCTTCTTCGTGTATCAGGGAACCATGTATGGACAGACCTTCGGTATACCCATGGGCTCGCCGTTATCACCAGTGATTGCCAACGTAGTCATGGAAAAACTGGAGCAGGAGTGCATAAGGAAACTGGAGGCCAATCAAATACAAATGAAAGTTTATAAACGGTACGTAGATGATTGCATGTGTGTGGCAGGTGTTGAACACTTTCAGATGATCGTAGACACGTTCAACAGTTTTCACGATCGTTTGCAGTTCACGGTGGAAATGGAGGTGGAGGGTAAAATTAAATTCCTGGACATGACACTAGAGCGCGAAAACGATCGAATCATGACAGCATGGCTACCCAAACAGCAGATTGGACGGTATCTAGATTATACATCCAAGAGCCCCTTCCAACACAAACATAACACGGCGATCGCACTTTTTAATCGGGCTATAAAGTTGTCCTGTGGGGGAAAACGAAGAGAGGCCCTCAATCATGCAAGTGaaattttgaggaaaaataactaTCCATCATGGTTTACCGATAGAGTAAAAAAGGACAGAATACACAAACACTATAACACATTGGAAACACAAAACAGAACAACACAGCCACCAAAATACATATCAGCCCCCTACATACCGTGTCTGAgtgagaaaattagaaaaatattgcGACGTCATGATATGACTCTAGCCTCACGACCGCAAAACAAGATCAAACATGAAATCTTTAGCAAAATGAAAGATCGAATACCACCAGGCAAACAGAAGAACGTGGTATACTCTGTACCATGTGGAACGAACGACGGTAAAACGTACATCGGTCAGACGAAACGCATGCTGGAGGTGAGGATAGCGGAACACAAGAACGACTGTAGGAATAAGAATCCGAAATCTGGACTAGCCACACACACAATAGAGGTAGCACATGTGTTCGATTTCGATAACACCGCAATTCTAGAACGCATAGACGACCCGGCAACCAGGATGATTGCAGAGGTATTTCACATCAAGAAGGAAGGCGAAATGCGAACGGTTAACCTACAGCGTGAGTGTGGAAATTTCAACACCACCTACAACGGACTATTGGCTCGGTTAAGGAGAGAGCCGAAAACGCGAACACGAACGAATGCTACCGATGATGAAATGGGCAACATAGGGAGTTGA
- the LOC129719924 gene encoding uncharacterized protein LOC129719924: MGNPISPTIADLAMETLLDTVIPLLKFKLPFLKKYVDDLLLALPANQLNHVLEIFNSYNEHIQFTYEIESNKRLPLLDMTLRRQKNQSIKTEWYMKPIASGRFLNYYSFHPLHHKINMAKNCIRRVDKLSTNLQNYDKARIIYKQLSLNNYPKALRNRLISRMQENITAPRETPDENLEHTYRSIPYIPYLSNRIDKCLKNEYKYRRCKSYVRDIKTVRQLFTNWLD; encoded by the coding sequence ATGGGGAATCCCATCTCGCCCACAATAGCAGATTTAGCTATGGAAACACTTTTGGACACAGTTATACCGTTACTAAAATTCAAGCTCCCATTCCtgaaaaaatatgtagatgATCTTTTACTAGCACTGCCTGCGAATCAACTAAACCACGTACTAGAGATTTTCAACAGTTACAACGAACATATCCAGTTCACCTACGAAATCGAAAGCAATAAACGACTACCGTTACTAGACATGACACTAAGAagacaaaaaaatcaaagcatcaAAACAGAATGGTATATGAAACCAATAGCCAGTGGCAGATTTTTGAACTACTACTCGTTCCACCCACTCCATCACAAAATTAACATGGCTAAAAATTGCATCAGACGAGTCGACAAGTTATCCACTAATCTACAGAACTATGATAAAGCTCGCATCATTTACAAACAATTGAGCCTAAACAACTACCCAAAAGCACTAAGGAACAGATTAATAAGCCGAATGCAGGAAAACATCACCGCACCGCGGGAAACACCTGATGAAAACCTGGAACATACTTACCGTTCAATACCATACATACCATACCTGTCAAACCGAATCGACAAGTGCCTGAAAAACGAATACAAATACAGACGGTGCAAGTCGTATGTCCGCGACATCAAAACAGTTAGACAGTTGTTCACAAATTGGTTAGATTAA
- the LOC129719476 gene encoding uncharacterized protein LOC129719476 isoform X3, producing MYGQTFGIPMGSPLSPVIANVVMEKLEQECIRKLEANQIQMKVYKRYVDDCMCVAGVEHFQMIVDTFNSFHDRLQFTVEMEVEGKIKFLDMTLERENDRIMTAWLPKQQIGRYLDYTSKSPFQHKHNTAIALFNRAIKLSCGGKRREALNHASEILRKNNYPSWFTDRVKKDRIHKHYNTLETQNRTTQPPKYISAPYIPCLSEKIRKILRRHDMTLASRPQNKIKHEIFSKMKDRIPPGKQKNVVYSVPCGTNDGKTYIGQTKRMLEVRIAEHKNDCRNKNPKSGLATHTIEVAHVFDFDNTAILERIDDPATRMIAEVFHIKKEGEMRTVNLQRECGNFNTTYNGLLARLRREPKTRTRTNATDDEMGNIGS from the coding sequence ATGTATGGACAGACCTTCGGTATACCCATGGGCTCGCCGTTATCACCAGTGATTGCCAACGTAGTCATGGAAAAACTGGAGCAGGAGTGCATAAGGAAACTGGAGGCCAATCAAATACAAATGAAAGTTTATAAACGGTACGTAGATGATTGCATGTGTGTGGCAGGTGTTGAACACTTTCAGATGATCGTAGACACGTTCAACAGTTTTCACGATCGTTTGCAGTTCACGGTGGAAATGGAGGTGGAGGGTAAAATTAAATTCCTGGACATGACACTAGAGCGCGAAAACGATCGAATCATGACAGCATGGCTACCCAAACAGCAGATTGGACGGTATCTAGATTATACATCCAAGAGCCCCTTCCAACACAAACATAACACGGCGATCGCACTTTTTAATCGGGCTATAAAGTTGTCCTGTGGGGGAAAACGAAGAGAGGCCCTCAATCATGCAAGTGaaattttgaggaaaaataactaTCCATCATGGTTTACCGATAGAGTAAAAAAGGACAGAATACACAAACACTATAACACATTGGAAACACAAAACAGAACAACACAGCCACCAAAATACATATCAGCCCCCTACATACCGTGTCTGAgtgagaaaattagaaaaatattgcGACGTCATGATATGACTCTAGCCTCACGACCGCAAAACAAGATCAAACATGAAATCTTTAGCAAAATGAAAGATCGAATACCACCAGGCAAACAGAAGAACGTGGTATACTCTGTACCATGTGGAACGAACGACGGTAAAACGTACATCGGTCAGACGAAACGCATGCTGGAGGTGAGGATAGCGGAACACAAGAACGACTGTAGGAATAAGAATCCGAAATCTGGACTAGCCACACACACAATAGAGGTAGCACATGTGTTCGATTTCGATAACACCGCAATTCTAGAACGCATAGACGACCCGGCAACCAGGATGATTGCAGAGGTATTTCACATCAAGAAGGAAGGCGAAATGCGAACGGTTAACCTACAGCGTGAGTGTGGAAATTTCAACACCACCTACAACGGACTATTGGCTCGGTTAAGGAGAGAGCCGAAAACGCGAACACGAACGAATGCTACCGATGATGAAATGGGCAACATAGGGAGTTGA
- the LOC129719476 gene encoding uncharacterized protein LOC129719476 isoform X2, with protein MDYALGCLEERWGEVEHHTKIDQESFVEAVKIVLESTFFVYQGTMYGQTFGIPMGSPLSPVIANVVMEKLEQECIRKLEANQIQMKVYKRFHDRLQFTVEMEVEGKIKFLDMTLERENDRIMTAWLPKQQIGRYLDYTSKSPFQHKHNTAIALFNRAIKLSCGGKRREALNHASEILRKNNYPSWFTDRVKKDRIHKHYNTLETQNRTTQPPKYISAPYIPCLSEKIRKILRRHDMTLASRPQNKIKHEIFSKMKDRIPPGKQKNVVYSVPCGTNDGKTYIGQTKRMLEVRIAEHKNDCRNKNPKSGLATHTIEVAHVFDFDNTAILERIDDPATRMIAEVFHIKKEGEMRTVNLQRECGNFNTTYNGLLARLRREPKTRTRTNATDDEMGNIGS; from the exons A TGGACTACGCATTGGGATGCTTGGAGGAAAGATGGGGAGAAGTGGAACACCATACGAAGATCGACCAGGAGAGCTTCGTCGAAGCAGTGAAAATAGTGCTTGAGTCAACCTTCTTCGTGTATCAGGGAACCATGTATGGACAGACCTTCGGTATACCCATGGGCTCGCCGTTATCACCAGTGATTGCCAACGTAGTCATGGAAAAACTGGAGCAGGAGTGCATAAGGAAACTGGAGGCCAATCAAATACAAATGAAAGTTTATAAACG TTTTCACGATCGTTTGCAGTTCACGGTGGAAATGGAGGTGGAGGGTAAAATTAAATTCCTGGACATGACACTAGAGCGCGAAAACGATCGAATCATGACAGCATGGCTACCCAAACAGCAGATTGGACGGTATCTAGATTATACATCCAAGAGCCCCTTCCAACACAAACATAACACGGCGATCGCACTTTTTAATCGGGCTATAAAGTTGTCCTGTGGGGGAAAACGAAGAGAGGCCCTCAATCATGCAAGTGaaattttgaggaaaaataactaTCCATCATGGTTTACCGATAGAGTAAAAAAGGACAGAATACACAAACACTATAACACATTGGAAACACAAAACAGAACAACACAGCCACCAAAATACATATCAGCCCCCTACATACCGTGTCTGAgtgagaaaattagaaaaatattgcGACGTCATGATATGACTCTAGCCTCACGACCGCAAAACAAGATCAAACATGAAATCTTTAGCAAAATGAAAGATCGAATACCACCAGGCAAACAGAAGAACGTGGTATACTCTGTACCATGTGGAACGAACGACGGTAAAACGTACATCGGTCAGACGAAACGCATGCTGGAGGTGAGGATAGCGGAACACAAGAACGACTGTAGGAATAAGAATCCGAAATCTGGACTAGCCACACACACAATAGAGGTAGCACATGTGTTCGATTTCGATAACACCGCAATTCTAGAACGCATAGACGACCCGGCAACCAGGATGATTGCAGAGGTATTTCACATCAAGAAGGAAGGCGAAATGCGAACGGTTAACCTACAGCGTGAGTGTGGAAATTTCAACACCACCTACAACGGACTATTGGCTCGGTTAAGGAGAGAGCCGAAAACGCGAACACGAACGAATGCTACCGATGATGAAATGGGCAACATAGGGAGTTGA